The Propionispora hippei DSM 15287 genome includes a window with the following:
- a CDS encoding deoxyguanosinetriphosphate triphosphohydrolase, which translates to MNIRERIEEQEYIYLAAAASKSKTAVRQKEEEPCPFRTAFQRDRDRIIHSKAFRRLKHKTQVYFSPGDHYRMRMTHSLEVSQISRTIARGLRLNEDLIEAIALGHDVGHTPFGHAGEYALRDLIGHYNHNEQSLRVVEYLEKNGKGLNLTAAVKDGILNHTGEHKPFTLEGSIVRKGDRIAYLCHDYDDGIRAGMIKKTDLPARVAKCMGTHPSDMITVMVADMLEASANLTEIRLSPAIEEAMNELREFMFEKIYHSAELEPDRKKARYVIQKLYEYFVARPSALPDEYLQRRDRWGLETTVADYIAGLTDVYAIHLFEKLFIPANWQIR; encoded by the coding sequence ATGAATATACGTGAACGGATAGAAGAACAGGAGTATATCTACTTGGCGGCGGCAGCCAGTAAAAGTAAAACGGCTGTGAGGCAAAAGGAAGAAGAGCCATGTCCGTTTCGCACGGCATTTCAGCGTGATCGTGACAGAATTATACACAGTAAGGCGTTTCGTCGCCTAAAACATAAGACCCAGGTGTATTTTTCGCCTGGCGATCACTATCGCATGCGTATGACCCACAGTTTGGAGGTTTCCCAAATTTCAAGGACCATCGCCCGTGGGCTGCGCCTTAATGAAGATTTAATCGAGGCTATTGCTTTAGGTCATGATGTAGGACATACACCGTTTGGTCATGCCGGTGAATATGCATTAAGAGATCTAATCGGACATTATAATCATAATGAACAAAGTTTGCGGGTAGTAGAGTATTTGGAGAAGAATGGAAAAGGTTTGAATTTAACGGCGGCAGTAAAAGATGGCATTCTCAATCATACCGGTGAGCATAAGCCGTTTACCTTGGAAGGGAGCATCGTCCGGAAGGGAGATCGTATTGCCTATCTCTGTCACGATTATGATGACGGCATCCGGGCCGGAATGATTAAAAAGACAGATCTCCCGGCTCGGGTGGCAAAATGTATGGGAACACATCCATCCGATATGATTACAGTTATGGTTGCCGATATGCTTGAGGCTTCTGCCAATCTGACAGAAATCCGCCTGTCACCGGCTATTGAAGAGGCCATGAATGAATTACGAGAGTTTATGTTTGAAAAGATCTATCATTCGGCTGAGTTGGAACCGGACCGTAAAAAAGCCCGTTATGTGATTCAGAAGCTATATGAATACTTTGTTGCTAGGCCTTCGGCATTACCTGATGAATATTTGCAGCGACGGGATCGTTGGGGTTTGGAGACAACCGTTGCTGACTATATTGCCGGATTAACCGACGTATACGCCATTCATCTGTTTGAGAAATTATTTATTCCGGCTAATTGGCAAATTCGTTAG
- a CDS encoding nitroreductase family protein: MDFKETLYSRRSVRKYTGHLVDKKIIEELCTAATQAPSATNAQPWCFGVIQDQNLLSAYSQQVKAHLIGKMEELPSLQKYHALLSRDDYDIFYGAGTLLLVYAKPASPFAVTDCCLAAQNVMLAAHSLGLGTCWIGFAQEFLQQPPIKQELGIPETYVMVAPLIVGYPASEQEPVVKHAPEIVFWK; the protein is encoded by the coding sequence ATGGATTTCAAAGAAACGCTGTATAGCCGACGTTCTGTGCGTAAGTATACCGGTCATCTGGTGGATAAAAAAATAATCGAGGAACTATGCACTGCTGCGACCCAGGCTCCCAGTGCCACCAACGCCCAACCTTGGTGCTTTGGCGTAATTCAGGACCAAAACCTACTGTCCGCCTATTCCCAGCAAGTCAAGGCACATCTTATCGGTAAGATGGAAGAACTTCCTTCACTGCAGAAATATCATGCCCTGTTATCACGCGATGATTATGATATATTTTATGGTGCCGGCACACTTCTGCTTGTTTATGCCAAACCAGCCAGTCCGTTTGCTGTCACAGATTGCTGTCTGGCGGCGCAAAATGTGATGCTGGCGGCCCACAGCCTGGGTCTGGGAACCTGTTGGATTGGTTTTGCCCAGGAATTCCTGCAGCAGCCTCCTATCAAGCAAGAGCTAGGCATCCCGGAAACTTATGTTATGGTTGCACCACTGATTGTAGGCTATCCGGCCAGCGAGCAAGAACCGGTCGTAAAACATGCACCGGAAATAGTCTTCTGGAAATAA
- the dnaG gene encoding DNA primase, giving the protein MKDKDYEDFVERLRAESDIVSIISQYVPLKKKGKNYWGCCPFHNEKSPSFSVTPDKGFFYCFGCQSGGNVFTFLMKMENMVFPEAVKLLANKLNIPVPEKEKTEKERQLERERATLFRANELARDFFYACLTKTNFAEGARKYLERRGITQEAVKQFGLGFAPPAWDKLVNGLSTRGIQLETMIKAGLAAERNSGEGAYDRFRNRIMFPICDLRGRVVGFGGRVLDDSQPKYLNSPETLIFNKRHILFGLNLADKFIRETGQAIVVEGYMDVIAAHSAGVKNTVASLGTAFTLEQAKSLRSVHEIVFAYDSDAAGQNATLRALEIAKKLGITIKVIAIPDGKDPDEYIRKHGADAFKLLITESLSLVEYSLRNSLQTIDYSTLEGKVAVVSKMIPVLASLDNAVEINEYITQTSEALSIDENSIRSELRKYLNIEKKDRIVNVGKDSSAVYLKNRQVSPTEQAEKTIIRFMCEDMSIIPYIEVQLTPEDIQDERRKKIMKSICNAYNMEKNITDISFQETLGEEAALEFSHIMLMDIQLTNMTQMVDDCIKKIRLFSLKKLYEEHRLRADELHRMGDSSFLQELAESQRINDEITKLHQS; this is encoded by the coding sequence ATGAAAGATAAGGATTATGAGGATTTTGTTGAGAGGCTGCGTGCGGAGAGCGATATTGTCAGTATTATCTCCCAATATGTACCCTTGAAAAAGAAAGGGAAAAATTATTGGGGATGCTGTCCGTTTCATAATGAAAAGTCTCCGTCTTTTTCTGTCACTCCTGATAAAGGTTTTTTCTATTGTTTTGGCTGTCAATCAGGCGGTAATGTCTTTACCTTTTTAATGAAGATGGAAAACATGGTTTTTCCGGAAGCGGTAAAGCTGCTGGCTAATAAACTTAATATTCCGGTGCCAGAGAAGGAAAAGACAGAAAAGGAGCGCCAGCTTGAGCGGGAAAGGGCTACTTTGTTCCGTGCCAATGAATTAGCCAGGGATTTTTTTTATGCCTGTCTTACGAAAACAAATTTTGCTGAAGGAGCAAGGAAATACCTGGAGCGCCGGGGAATTACACAGGAAGCGGTCAAGCAATTTGGTCTAGGATTCGCTCCGCCGGCGTGGGATAAGCTGGTGAACGGGCTTTCCACAAGAGGTATTCAGCTTGAGACCATGATTAAGGCTGGTTTGGCTGCTGAGAGAAATTCCGGTGAAGGCGCTTATGACAGGTTTCGCAACCGGATTATGTTTCCTATCTGTGATTTGCGTGGTCGTGTTGTCGGTTTTGGCGGAAGAGTGCTTGATGATAGCCAGCCTAAATATCTTAATTCGCCGGAGACGCTAATCTTTAATAAGCGGCATATTTTATTCGGGCTTAATCTGGCAGATAAATTTATCCGGGAGACAGGACAGGCCATCGTTGTAGAAGGTTACATGGATGTTATTGCGGCTCATTCAGCCGGTGTAAAAAACACGGTGGCGTCGTTAGGGACGGCGTTTACCCTGGAACAGGCAAAAAGCCTGCGATCGGTTCATGAAATTGTGTTTGCCTATGACAGTGATGCAGCCGGACAGAATGCTACGCTCAGAGCGTTGGAAATCGCTAAAAAATTGGGCATAACTATTAAAGTGATAGCAATTCCCGATGGCAAAGATCCTGATGAATATATCAGAAAACATGGGGCCGATGCTTTTAAACTGCTTATTACCGAGAGTCTTTCGCTTGTGGAGTATAGTTTGCGCAACTCTTTACAAACCATAGATTATTCTACGCTAGAAGGCAAGGTGGCAGTGGTCAGTAAAATGATTCCTGTTTTAGCCTCGCTTGACAATGCGGTTGAGATAAATGAGTACATTACGCAAACATCCGAGGCGTTGTCCATTGATGAAAATTCTATTCGCAGTGAACTGCGTAAATATTTAAATATTGAAAAAAAGGATAGAATTGTAAATGTGGGAAAGGATAGTAGTGCGGTTTATTTGAAAAATCGGCAGGTCAGTCCCACGGAGCAGGCTGAAAAAACTATTATACGCTTTATGTGTGAGGATATGTCGATTATACCATATATTGAAGTACAATTGACACCGGAAGATATTCAGGATGAACGCAGAAAAAAAATAATGAAATCAATATGCAATGCGTATAATATGGAGAAAAATATTACAGATATCAGTTTTCAGGAAACTCTCGGAGAAGAGGCGGCCCTGGAATTTTCTCACATTATGCTAATGGATATACAATTAACCAATATGACACAAATGGTTGATGACTGCATAAAGAAGATCCGTCTGTTCAGTCTGAAAAAATTATATGAAGAACATCGGCTGCGTGCTGATGAATTACATCGTATGGGGGATAGTAGCTTTCTGCAGGAATTGGCGGAAAGTCAGCGAATTAATGATGAAATTACTAAATTGCACCAGTCATAG
- the glyQ gene encoding glycine--tRNA ligase subunit alpha, translating to MTFQEIILTLQNFWAEQKCILQQPYDVEKGAGTMNPATFLRALGPEPWNVAYVEPSRRPTDGRYGDNPNRLFQHHQFQVIMKPSPDNIQELYLESLSRLGIDPAKHDIRFVEDNWESPTLGAWGLGWEVWLDGMEITQFTYFQQVGSIDVKPVSVEITYGLERLSMYIQGKENVFDIEWVDGITYGDVFHRNEVEHSHYNFELADTNLLFQLFDLYEKEALRVLDSGFVLPAYDYVLKCSHTFNLLDARGAISVSERTGFIGRVRNMARLCAQAYLTQREKLGYPLLKGGKNNA from the coding sequence TAGAAAAAGGGGCGGGAACAATGAACCCGGCGACTTTTTTGCGGGCTTTAGGGCCGGAGCCTTGGAACGTTGCTTACGTGGAGCCGTCCAGACGGCCTACTGACGGCCGGTATGGCGATAATCCCAATCGCTTGTTTCAGCATCACCAATTTCAGGTGATTATGAAGCCGTCACCCGACAATATACAGGAACTTTATTTGGAAAGTTTGTCCCGTCTGGGTATTGACCCGGCTAAGCACGATATTCGCTTTGTGGAGGACAATTGGGAATCTCCTACGCTGGGCGCCTGGGGATTAGGTTGGGAAGTATGGCTGGATGGCATGGAAATTACTCAGTTTACTTATTTTCAACAGGTGGGAAGTATTGATGTTAAGCCTGTATCGGTTGAAATTACGTATGGTTTAGAACGGCTGTCCATGTACATTCAGGGAAAAGAAAATGTGTTTGATATTGAATGGGTGGATGGCATTACCTATGGTGATGTTTTTCATCGGAATGAAGTGGAGCATTCTCATTACAACTTTGAATTGGCTGATACCAACCTCTTGTTCCAATTGTTTGATCTGTATGAAAAAGAGGCTTTACGCGTGTTAGACAGCGGTTTTGTCCTTCCGGCCTACGATTATGTCTTGAAGTGTTCTCATACCTTTAACTTACTGGATGCGCGAGGGGCGATCAGCGTGAGTGAGCGTACCGGCTTCATTGGCCGGGTTCGCAACATGGCCCGGCTCTGTGCGCAGGCTTATTTGACTCAAAGGGAAAAACTGGGGTATCCGCTGCTTAAGGGAGGAAAGAATAATGCCTAA
- the glyS gene encoding glycine--tRNA ligase subunit beta — MPKDLLLEIGTEEIPARFMPDILAQFEKIAKDRLEKLRIAYSEVRTFGTPRRIALVIRELAEQQKDWQTENKGPSLKIAFDAQGQPTKAAQGFARGQGVDVNSLVTREGYVYAVINEKGRSVAELIPEMLLSLIQSLNFPKTMRWGDHDIRFVRPIRWLLALCGTECIPLTITDVVSSNYTFGHRFLSSGAITVDSVDDYFKKLADHFVMVDQEERRRVIREQVEKLAVSHGGTAEIDEELLEEVVFLVEYPTALCGTFDKAYLALPAEAIVTPMREHQRYFPVRAKDKSLLPVFITVRNGNADHLEIVQHGNERVLRARLDDAKFFFEEDQKVTLANRVGRLKTIVFQDGLGTLYDKTLRVQRLAGQIAGKLGQDSNTCAIVERSALLAKADLVTGMVYEFTELQGIMGRQYALLNGEKPPVAQAIYEHYLPRFSGDELPQSDAGRIVSIADKMDNIVATFSRGLIPTGSQDPYALRRQSLGIVHILIDGTYHLSLQELLEDTLNLLQITDGAKREKLTAEVQDFFRLRIKNVLADAGIRYDLIDSVLTSGTDDIYNTWLKANAVAANAGGGELQLAAQAFTRIANLTKNIADTINLAISPSLFANPAEQALYQTYGAVREKVLSAAGTKRYDEALTSLFGLIAPIDAFFSEVMVMVDDLPVRNNRLALLKAVLELSHTVADFSKITL; from the coding sequence ATGCCTAAAGATTTATTGTTGGAAATTGGAACTGAAGAAATCCCAGCCAGATTTATGCCGGACATTTTGGCGCAATTTGAGAAAATTGCCAAAGATAGACTGGAGAAATTACGCATCGCTTATAGCGAAGTGCGGACATTCGGCACACCGCGCAGAATAGCGCTTGTCATTCGTGAACTGGCAGAGCAGCAGAAAGATTGGCAGACGGAAAACAAAGGGCCATCGCTGAAAATTGCCTTTGACGCGCAGGGGCAGCCCACCAAGGCTGCGCAGGGTTTTGCCCGTGGACAGGGTGTTGATGTGAATAGTTTAGTTACCAGGGAAGGCTATGTATATGCGGTGATTAATGAAAAAGGCCGGTCGGTAGCTGAGCTGATACCAGAAATGCTGCTTTCACTGATTCAGAGTCTGAACTTTCCCAAGACTATGCGCTGGGGCGATCATGATATCCGTTTTGTCCGACCGATTCGCTGGTTGTTGGCGCTCTGCGGTACGGAGTGCATTCCGCTGACTATTACGGATGTAGTAAGCAGCAACTATACGTTTGGCCATCGTTTCCTGAGTTCCGGGGCAATAACGGTTGATTCGGTTGATGATTATTTTAAAAAACTGGCTGATCATTTTGTTATGGTTGATCAGGAGGAACGCCGCAGGGTTATTCGTGAACAGGTGGAAAAGCTGGCCGTAAGTCATGGCGGAACGGCTGAGATTGATGAAGAGTTATTGGAAGAAGTTGTGTTCTTGGTAGAGTATCCTACTGCTCTTTGTGGTACCTTCGATAAAGCCTATCTGGCTTTGCCGGCGGAAGCCATTGTAACGCCGATGCGGGAACATCAACGGTATTTTCCGGTCAGAGCCAAGGATAAATCGTTGCTGCCGGTCTTTATTACGGTACGCAACGGCAACGCAGATCATTTGGAGATTGTTCAGCACGGCAATGAACGGGTACTAAGGGCCAGACTGGATGATGCCAAATTCTTCTTTGAAGAGGATCAGAAAGTGACACTAGCCAACCGGGTAGGCCGATTGAAAACGATCGTGTTTCAGGATGGTTTGGGAACGTTATATGATAAGACCTTACGGGTTCAGCGTTTAGCTGGTCAAATTGCCGGTAAGCTTGGTCAAGACAGTAATACCTGTGCAATTGTGGAAAGAAGTGCGTTGTTAGCCAAGGCTGATTTGGTCACAGGCATGGTGTATGAGTTTACCGAACTGCAGGGCATCATGGGGCGCCAATATGCTCTTCTAAATGGTGAAAAACCGCCTGTAGCTCAAGCAATTTATGAACATTACCTTCCCCGTTTTTCCGGTGATGAACTACCGCAAAGTGATGCCGGCCGCATTGTCAGCATTGCCGATAAAATGGATAATATCGTAGCCACTTTTAGCCGCGGCTTGATTCCGACAGGCTCTCAAGATCCGTATGCTTTGCGCCGCCAGTCACTGGGGATTGTCCATATCCTGATTGACGGAACTTATCACTTGTCACTGCAAGAGCTCTTGGAAGATACGCTGAACTTATTACAAATTACCGACGGAGCCAAACGGGAAAAGTTGACTGCCGAGGTGCAGGATTTCTTCCGCCTGCGTATTAAAAATGTGCTGGCTGATGCCGGTATCCGTTATGATTTAATTGATTCGGTATTGACTAGTGGTACGGATGATATTTATAATACCTGGCTTAAAGCTAATGCCGTTGCCGCTAACGCGGGGGGCGGTGAACTGCAGCTTGCGGCTCAGGCGTTTACCCGTATCGCTAATTTAACTAAAAATATCGCGGATACCATCAACTTAGCGATAAGCCCGTCTCTGTTTGCCAATCCGGCGGAACAAGCCCTGTATCAAACCTATGGTGCAGTCCGGGAGAAGGTATTGTCTGCTGCCGGCACCAAGCGGTATGACGAAGCCTTGACCTCATTATTTGGCTTGATTGCACCGATAGATGCTTTTTTTAGCGAAGTTATGGTTATGGTAGACGATCTGCCGGTGAGGAACAACCGTCTTGCCTTATTAAAGGCTGTGCTGGAACTGTCGCATACAGTGGCTGATTTTAGCAAAATTACTTTATGA
- a CDS encoding organic solvent tolerance protein OstA, whose product MKKKISIVFLLLTLLFTSTVFAAMPTIRADHQYFDITSGLQVLSGNVYIEHKNRVVTAGEARTNYVEVWASGGVTFTQDDIYFTGSTVYVSFPKNLAQISGGISFSRSGLQITANQVDFNWKTKVADFSGNVQVTQDGNSWSADTASYNVITNSFL is encoded by the coding sequence GTGAAAAAAAAGATTTCCATCGTATTTCTCTTACTTACTCTCCTATTTACCAGCACTGTCTTTGCTGCCATGCCGACAATACGGGCAGACCATCAATATTTTGATATTACTTCAGGCTTGCAGGTATTGAGCGGCAATGTTTATATTGAACATAAAAACCGTGTGGTAACGGCCGGCGAAGCCAGAACAAACTACGTAGAAGTCTGGGCTTCTGGTGGAGTAACCTTTACCCAAGACGACATATATTTTACCGGCAGCACCGTATATGTCTCTTTTCCCAAAAATTTAGCCCAAATCAGCGGCGGCATCAGCTTTTCCCGTTCCGGGCTGCAGATTACGGCTAACCAGGTCGATTTCAATTGGAAGACCAAAGTGGCTGACTTCAGCGGCAATGTCCAGGTTACCCAAGACGGCAACAGTTGGTCGGCAGATACGGCAAGTTACAATGTAATAACCAACAGCTTCCTATAA
- the rpoD gene encoding RNA polymerase sigma factor RpoD yields the protein MTEKKNVPNVSNEHVNELLHKGKQRGGVLTYAEIMDTLQGDDLSPDEIDDMYEVFSSKGIEIVDEIPDVESIGEPDISEMEEVTPEEVDIDLSIPEGISIDDPVRMYLKEIGRVPLLNADEEIKLAQRMENGDEEAKRRLAEANLRLVVSIAKRYVGRGMLFLDLIQEGNLGLIKAVEKFDYNKGYKFSTYATWWIRQAITRAIADQARTIRIPVHMVETINKLIRVSRQLLQELGREPLPEEIAREMEISVDRVREIMKIAQEPVSLETPIGEEEDSHLGDFIEDQDAPAPAEAASFMLLKEQLEEVLETLTPREEKVLRLRFGLDDGRARTLEEVGQHFGVTRERIRQIEAKALRKLRHPSRSKKLKDFLE from the coding sequence ATGACAGAGAAAAAGAATGTACCTAATGTATCTAATGAGCATGTTAATGAATTATTGCATAAAGGAAAACAACGTGGCGGTGTTCTGACCTATGCTGAAATAATGGACACTCTCCAAGGCGATGATTTATCTCCCGACGAAATTGATGATATGTATGAAGTTTTTTCCAGCAAGGGTATTGAGATTGTCGATGAAATTCCAGATGTAGAAAGCATAGGGGAACCAGATATTTCAGAGATGGAAGAGGTAACGCCGGAAGAGGTGGATATTGACCTAAGCATTCCGGAAGGAATCAGTATTGATGATCCTGTGAGAATGTATCTCAAAGAAATCGGCCGTGTCCCGCTCTTAAATGCTGATGAGGAAATTAAACTGGCCCAACGGATGGAGAACGGTGATGAGGAAGCTAAGCGCCGGCTGGCTGAAGCCAATTTGCGTTTGGTTGTCAGTATTGCCAAGCGCTATGTGGGCAGGGGGATGCTTTTCCTGGATTTAATTCAGGAGGGTAACCTGGGGCTTATTAAAGCGGTTGAGAAATTTGATTATAATAAAGGCTATAAATTTAGTACCTACGCAACTTGGTGGATTCGGCAGGCAATTACCAGGGCGATAGCCGATCAGGCCCGGACAATCCGGATTCCGGTCCATATGGTGGAAACAATTAATAAACTGATCCGGGTATCCCGCCAGCTTCTACAGGAGTTGGGGCGTGAACCATTGCCCGAGGAAATTGCCCGTGAAATGGAGATCAGTGTTGACCGGGTGCGGGAGATTATGAAAATTGCCCAGGAACCGGTATCCTTGGAAACCCCGATTGGGGAAGAAGAAGACTCTCATTTGGGGGATTTCATTGAGGATCAGGATGCACCGGCGCCGGCGGAGGCCGCTTCGTTCATGCTTTTAAAAGAGCAATTGGAGGAAGTTCTGGAGACATTAACCCCGCGGGAGGAAAAAGTCTTGCGATTGAGATTCGGCCTGGACGACGGCCGGGCGCGTACTTTGGAAGAAGTAGGACAACATTTTGGTGTTACTAGGGAACGTATCCGTCAGATTGAAGCCAAAGCGCTCCGAAAACTGCGACATCCGAGCCGGAGTAAGAAACTAAAAGACTTTTTAGAATAA
- the trxA gene encoding thioredoxin: MSVINISSPAEFTQTIAADKPVLVDFWASWCGPCKMVAPEIEAVAEEYEGKAVIAKVNIDEQAELASQYNVMSIPTILIFKAGQEINRLVGYRPRKDFSVALEKNL; the protein is encoded by the coding sequence GTGAGTGTGATAAACATTTCAAGTCCGGCAGAATTTACACAGACAATTGCTGCCGACAAACCGGTATTAGTTGATTTTTGGGCTTCCTGGTGTGGTCCGTGTAAGATGGTTGCGCCTGAAATAGAAGCGGTAGCTGAGGAATATGAGGGGAAAGCCGTCATTGCAAAGGTTAATATTGACGAGCAGGCGGAACTGGCCAGCCAGTACAATGTGATGAGTATTCCGACCATATTGATTTTTAAAGCAGGCCAGGAAATAAATCGCCTGGTGGGGTACCGGCCCCGTAAAGATTTTAGTGTTGCGTTGGAGAAAAACCTATAA
- a CDS encoding tRNA (adenine(22)-N(1))-methyltransferase: MPLSKRLSAIAKLVIPGAGVADIGTDHAYLPIYLVEHGVATHAIAGEVNQGPYLAAQDMIQRASLQSSISLRLGDGLAVLQPGEVETIVIAGMGATTMTDILNACPAVVQAAKRLVVQPMIGAALMRQWLTKHRWAICEEELIVEDDILYEIIAAEPGEMPAMNSLLYEIGPVLWRQKHPLLEYHMTQIIKQYKKIVENLKLSKTTEAAERCQRLVKKIEELEAWRTCL, encoded by the coding sequence ATGCCGTTAAGTAAGAGGCTCTCCGCCATCGCGAAGTTGGTTATACCGGGAGCCGGGGTAGCCGATATTGGTACGGACCATGCTTATTTGCCCATTTATCTTGTTGAGCATGGCGTGGCTACTCATGCCATAGCTGGCGAAGTCAATCAGGGGCCTTATCTGGCTGCTCAAGATATGATACAGCGGGCTTCGCTGCAGTCGAGCATTTCCTTGCGGCTGGGTGATGGTTTAGCTGTTTTACAGCCTGGCGAAGTGGAAACCATAGTGATTGCCGGAATGGGGGCAACCACCATGACCGATATTCTTAATGCCTGTCCGGCGGTTGTGCAAGCGGCTAAACGCCTGGTGGTGCAGCCGATGATCGGCGCCGCGCTAATGCGTCAATGGCTGACGAAGCATCGGTGGGCCATTTGCGAGGAAGAGCTGATTGTAGAAGATGATATTCTTTATGAAATTATTGCGGCCGAGCCGGGTGAGATGCCTGCCATGAATTCTCTTTTGTATGAGATCGGACCGGTTTTGTGGAGGCAAAAGCACCCGCTGCTGGAATATCATATGACGCAGATTATAAAACAATATAAAAAAATAGTTGAAAATCTGAAATTAAGTAAAACAACGGAGGCCGCCGAACGCTGTCAGCGGCTTGTAAAAAAAATAGAAGAGTTGGAGGCGTGGCGTACATGTCTGTGA
- a CDS encoding Nif3-like dinuclear metal center hexameric protein, protein MSVKCQAIMDTLYSLAPAQLAEKWDNVGLLVGSPSQKIKKILVVLDVTLSVIDYAAANHIDMIIAHHPLIFHSLRSIRTDKPEGVMLAKLLQNEIAVFAAHTNLDIAAGGVNDSLAQKIALQNVKPLAVQQTGQLLKLVAYVPQNHVEEVRTAMADAGAGHIGQYSHCSFQTAGTGTFLPLEGTDPYIGKAGQLERVDEVRLETVLPEAIKSRVLTAMLRAHPYEEVAYDLYGLLNPGVPLGMGRIGDLSHKVSMMEFICLLKQALEVSFVKVAGQHEGMVGKVAVCGGSGAGLIAQAVAEGADVLVTGDVKYHEAQAAIAAGLTVIDAGHYATEQPIVADLAAYLTRCATENKWFVEIESGTGCSKDVFDFY, encoded by the coding sequence ATGTCTGTGAAGTGTCAGGCGATTATGGATACTCTTTATAGTCTTGCTCCCGCTCAACTGGCTGAGAAGTGGGACAATGTAGGGTTACTGGTAGGTAGCCCCTCCCAAAAGATAAAAAAGATATTGGTTGTTTTGGATGTGACGTTGTCAGTCATCGATTATGCGGCAGCCAATCATATTGATATGATTATTGCTCACCATCCGCTCATTTTTCATTCCTTGAGAAGTATCCGTACCGATAAACCGGAAGGAGTTATGCTGGCCAAACTGCTGCAGAACGAAATTGCGGTATTTGCGGCACATACCAATCTGGATATTGCTGCAGGCGGTGTAAATGACAGTCTGGCCCAAAAAATAGCGCTCCAAAACGTAAAACCTCTTGCTGTTCAGCAAACCGGGCAGCTTTTAAAACTAGTGGCCTACGTGCCGCAGAATCATGTGGAAGAAGTGCGAACCGCCATGGCTGACGCCGGAGCCGGTCATATAGGACAATACAGTCATTGTTCCTTTCAAACAGCAGGAACAGGTACCTTTTTGCCGTTAGAAGGAACAGATCCATATATTGGTAAGGCCGGTCAACTAGAAAGGGTGGATGAAGTCCGCCTGGAAACTGTTTTGCCGGAAGCGATCAAGAGCCGGGTGCTTACGGCGATGCTTCGGGCTCACCCTTATGAAGAAGTAGCTTATGATCTGTATGGGCTGCTCAATCCGGGAGTGCCGCTGGGAATGGGCCGCATTGGCGATTTGTCCCACAAGGTCAGTATGATGGAATTTATTTGCTTGCTTAAACAGGCATTGGAGGTTTCTTTTGTGAAAGTGGCCGGTCAACATGAAGGTATGGTCGGTAAAGTGGCTGTTTGCGGCGGCAGTGGGGCCGGACTGATTGCCCAGGCAGTTGCTGAAGGAGCGGATGTATTAGTAACTGGCGATGTAAAATATCATGAAGCTCAGGCAGCGATTGCGGCAGGCCTAACGGTTATTGATGCCGGTCATTATGCGACGGAACAGCCTATAGTTGCTGATTTAGCGGCCTATTTAACACGGTGTGCCACAGAAAATAAATGGTTCGTCGAGATTGAGTCAGGGACTGGTTGTTCCAAAGATGTGTTTGATTTTTATTGA